A window of the Drosophila simulans strain w501 chromosome 2L, Prin_Dsim_3.1, whole genome shotgun sequence genome harbors these coding sequences:
- the LOC6731578 gene encoding argininosuccinate lyase — protein sequence MSNFCFKDNMAVRHNEVSASGPSNQTTVAPIGSIMTQIPESCYKMWGGRFTEGPHEALHSLNNSLPYDSRLYADDLDASKAYAEALHRAGLINAAEADKLVKNLELLRFDWIEGTVKILPGDEDVHTVNERLLVEITGELGQRLHTGRSRNDQVVTDMKLWLRKAIRETLGRLSRIIETATRQAELHLGVLMPGYTHLQRAQAVQFSHWLLSHAFALREDGQRLVELRDRANVLPLGSGALAGNPLGIDRLWLAERLGFSGVTANSMHAVGDRDFVVDFIYCCSMVSLHLSRLAEDLIIYSTKEFDFIKLADGFSSGSSLMPQKRNPDSLELIRGMAGVITANLTGIMMTIKGTPSTYNKDLQYDKQFCFQSFDKLSQVLEVTDGVLQTIQVKQESMEAALSTDMLATDWAYYLVKKGVPFRQAHHIIGRVVSEAEKRGVEITDLPLGDLQTFSPLFGSDIVAVADYSNNVQQYNAIGGTASSSVVGQLRLLKKCARDLAKQS from the exons CGACACAATGAAGTATCTGCGAGCGGCCCCAGTAATCAAACAACTGTTGCGCCAATCGGATCCATCATGACCCAGATCCCCGAGAGCTGCTATAAGATGTGGGGTGGTAGGTTCACCGAGGGGCCGCATGAGGCTCTCCATTCGCTTAATAACAGCCTGCCCTACGATTCCCGCCTCTATGCGGATGATTTGGACGCCAGCAAGGCGTATGCAGAGGCACTCCATCGAGCTGGTCTCATCAACGCAGCCGAGGCGGATAAGTTGGTAAAGAATCTGGAGCTGTTGCGATTCGATTGGATCGAGGGAACTGTGAAGATTCTACCCGGTGACGAGGATGTGCACACGGTGAACGAGCGATTGCTGGTGGAGATTACCGGCGAACTGGGCCAGCGGCTGCACACGGGCAGAAGCAGAAATGACCAGGTGGTCACGGACATGAAGCTATGGCTTCGCAAGGCCATTCGTGAGACCTTGGGCCGGCTGAGTCGCATCATCGAAACTGCCACCAGGCAGGCGGAACTCCACCTGGGCGTCCTCATGCCAGGATACACGCATCTGCAGCGGGCCCAGGCCGTTCAGTTCTCCCACtggctgctctcgcacgcGTTTGCATTAAGGGAAGATGGTCAGCGCCTGGTGGAGCTCAGGGATCGGGCGAATGTCCTGCCCCTTGGAAGTGGCGCTCTGGCGGGAAATCCCCTTGGCATCGATCGTTTGTGGCTGGCCGAGAGGCTGGGATTCTCGGGCGTCACAGCCAACAGCATGCACGCCGTGGGAGATCGAGATTTTGTAG TTGACTTCATCTACTGCTGCTCTATGGTGAGCCTGCATCTGTCCCGATTGGCGGAGGATTTGATCATCTACAGCACCAAGGAGTTCGACTTCATCAAACTGGCCGATGGCTTTTCCAGTGGCAGCAGCCTGATGCCTCAGAAAAGGAATCCGGACAGCTTGGAGCTGATTCGCGGCATGGCCGGAGTGATCACCGCCAATCTGACGGGGATAATGATGACCATTAAGGGCACTCCGTCCACCTACAACAAGGACTTGCAGTACGACAAGCAATTCTGCTTCCAGTCCTTCGACAAGCTGTCCCAAGTGCTCGAGGTTACCGATGGTGTCCTGCAGACGATTCAGGTCAAACAGGAATCAATGGAGGCGGCACTTAGCACAGACATGCTGGCCACGGACTGG GCCTACTATCTGGTAAAGAAGGGGGTTCCATTCCGCCAGGCGCACCACATCATCGGTCGCGTGGTCTCGGAGGCCGAAAAGCGCGGAGTGGAGATCACTGATTTGCCACTGGGAGATCTCCAGACATTCAGTCCTCTATTTGGATCGGATATCGTTGCAGTGGCGGACTACTCCAACAATGTCCAGCAATATAATGCGATTGGTGGAACCGCCAGTAGCAGCGTCGTGGGACAACTGCGATTGCTCAAGAAGTGCGCAAGGGATTTGGCCAAACAGTCCTAG
- the LOC6731577 gene encoding tetraspanin-6, translating to MANRELQLNSGMRCAKYMLIIVSFMFALTAILLIMVGTTIQTIFGDFSLFIDGHFSSPPALLIAIGFILIAVATLGAYGAVKESVMVINLYGVCLFLVFILEVSAAIAAFVMQSQVRGMLIRTMNQALAEYEHDPYVESGVDFMQSMLECCGVNEPEDWKDYLSANVNSTLGVDDVVVPNSCCGNQPTSLNDSTQMTCMETYDYGCFRKMNFIVSQSAMLIATGATTVAFVQLLGVLCAFMLAKTLRRNKSIREARRWQLQQSLGVLISGGKMAPPQNSAVTGYQQLDNGEQGSHEPYTYTPQSPSVN from the exons ATGGCTAATAGAGAACTGCAGCTGAATTCGGGCATGAGGTGCGCCAAGTACATGCTCATCATCGTGAGCTTCATGTTTGCG CTGACCGCCATCCTCCTGATTATGGTGGGAACTACGATCCAGACCATCTTCGGCGACTTCAGCCTCTTCATCGATGGACACTTCTCGTCGCCACCGGCACTCCTCATTGCCATCGGATTCATTCTGATCGCAGTGGCCACCCTGGGGGCCTATGGAGCCGTCAAGGAGAGTGTGATGGTCATTAATCTG TACGGAGTGTGCCTGTTCCTGGTCTTCATCCTCGAGGTTTCTGCCGCCATCGCCGCCTTTGTGATGCAATCGCAGGTGAGGGGCATGCTGATCCGAACCATGAACCAAGCCCTGGCTGAGTACGAGCACGATCCCTACGTGGAGTCTGGAGTGGACTTCATGCAATCTATG CTTGAGTGCTGCGGAGTTAATGAGCCGGAAGACTGGAAGGACTACCTATCCGCCAATGTGAACTCCACTCTGGGAGTCGATGACGTGGTGGTGCCCAACTCATGCTGCGGCAACCAACCAACAAGTCTGAACGACTCCACCCAGATGACCTGTATGGAGACCTACGACTACGGCTGCTTCCGCAAGATGAACTTCATTGTGTCGCAGAGCGCCATGCTGATTGCCACCGGAGCCACCACTGTGGCCTTTGTCCAGCTCCTCGGCGTCCTCTGCGCCTTCATGCTGGCCAAGACGCTGCGCCGCAACAAGTCCATCCGCGAGGCCCGCCgctggcagctgcagcagagCCTCGGCGTCCTCATCTCCGGCGGAAAGATGGCTCCGCCCCAGAATTCCGCTGTCACCGGCTATCAGCAGTTGGACAACGGAGAGCAGGGCTCCCACGAACCCTACACCTACACGCCCCAGAGCCCCAGCGTTAACTAG
- the LOC27207690 gene encoding CD63 antigen codes for MSLLTGSANAVKYTLFGFNLIFLITGIILIAVGAGVGAVYTGYKLFLAGKFFSIPTFLIVIGSFIIVISFFGCWGALKENYCLVLSFSVMLAIIFILELAAGISGYVLRNDASDLIKNSLTYSLNEYNSIFPNATTKLWDEIQEEFDCCGVSSYKDWNGAFPNGDLPISCCNVPVGAVGTFTCNDAQASVEYRHKVGCLDGFSGYISAHAVSLGAAGVVIAVLQFFGVIFACYIAREIKIRNGITGFM; via the exons atgtcgCTACTAACGGGCAGCGCCAATGCTGTGAAGTACACGCTATTCGGATTCAACTTGATCTTTTTG ATCACTGGCATTATCCTGATTGCCGTGGGAGCCGGAGTTGGCGCCGTCTATACGGGCTATAAACTCTTCCTGGCCGGAAAGTTCTTCTCGATCCCCACGTTCCTGATCGTGATCGGATCGTTCATCATCGTAATCTCTTTCTTTGGCTGCTGGGGTGCCCTGAAGGAGAACTACTGCCTGGTGCTCAGCTTCTCGGTCATGCTGGCCATCATCTTCATCCTGGAGCTGGCCGCTGGTATCAGTGGCTATGTGCTGCGCAACGACGCCTCCGATTTGATCAAAAATTCGCTGACTTACTCCTTGAACGAGTATAACAGTATTTTTCCGAATGCGACCACCAAGCTCTGGGATGAAATCCAGGAGGAGTTCGACTGCTGTGGTGTCAGCTCATACAAGGACTGGAACGGCGCCTTCCCCAACGGCGATCTTCCCATCTCCTGCTGCAACGTTCCCGTCGGCGCAGTGGGCACATTCACCTGCAATGATGCTCAGGCCAGCGTGGAATACCGACACAAAGTCGGATGCCTCGACGGATTCTCCGGATACATTTCCGCCCATGCGGTCAGCCTGGGAGCGGCAGGTGTGGTCATTGCCGTCCTCCAG TTCTTTGGCGTAATCTTTGCCTGCTACATTGCACGTGAGATTAAGATCCGTAATGGCATTACTGGTTTTATGTAG